From Pandoraea norimbergensis, the proteins below share one genomic window:
- a CDS encoding DUF2917 domain-containing protein, which translates to MQNNLTKVQYFYGIRPGEVVSLDLHHEHTLVARGAAVWVTRAGDPRDYWLMPGQRLAVEPGRRYWVSSDDGAEAELEREVAHRFPLVRELRRWLAGRRAAREANSCASAA; encoded by the coding sequence ATGCAAAACAATTTGACAAAGGTCCAGTATTTTTACGGCATCCGGCCGGGCGAAGTCGTCAGTCTCGACTTGCACCATGAGCATACGCTCGTCGCACGCGGCGCGGCAGTCTGGGTAACGCGGGCGGGCGATCCGCGCGATTACTGGCTGATGCCGGGGCAGCGCCTCGCTGTGGAGCCGGGACGCCGTTACTGGGTGTCGTCGGACGACGGCGCCGAGGCTGAGCTGGAGCGCGAAGTGGCGCATCGTTTCCCGCTGGTGCGCGAGTTGCGCCGCTGGCTGGCCGGACGTCGTGCGGCACGTGAGGCGAATTCCTGCGCATCTGCCGCCTGA
- the lipA gene encoding lipoyl synthase: MTTTVNDTASKEVRTIDGEYDATAKQKSQAKTARIPIKIVPIERLKKPDWIRVKAATHTSRFYEIKQILREHNLHTVCEEASCPNIGECFGKGTATFMIMGDKCTRRCPFCDVGHGRPDPLDVDEPLNLAKTIAAMRLKYVVITSVDRDDLRDGGAQHFVDCIRHVRELSPQTRIEILTPDFRARLDRALGILNAAPPDVMNHNLETVPRLYKEARPGSDYQHSLTLLKEFKAAHPDVSTKSGLMVGLGETDEEILEVMRDLRAHNVDMLTIGQYLQPSEHHLAVRRYVTPDTFKMFEEEAYKMGFTHAAVGAMVRSSYHADVQAHEAGVADAI; this comes from the coding sequence ATGACCACCACCGTGAACGACACCGCGAGCAAGGAAGTTCGCACGATCGATGGCGAATACGACGCCACCGCCAAGCAAAAGTCGCAAGCCAAGACCGCGCGCATCCCGATCAAGATCGTGCCGATCGAGCGGTTGAAGAAGCCGGACTGGATTCGCGTGAAGGCGGCGACGCACACGTCGCGGTTCTACGAGATCAAGCAGATTCTGCGCGAGCACAACCTTCACACCGTGTGTGAAGAGGCGAGCTGCCCGAATATCGGCGAGTGCTTCGGTAAGGGCACGGCCACGTTCATGATCATGGGTGACAAGTGCACGCGCCGTTGCCCGTTCTGCGACGTGGGCCATGGCCGCCCGGACCCGCTCGACGTGGACGAACCGCTGAACCTCGCGAAGACCATCGCGGCGATGCGCCTGAAGTACGTGGTGATCACGAGTGTCGACCGTGACGACCTGCGCGACGGCGGTGCCCAACACTTTGTCGATTGCATTCGTCATGTGCGCGAGCTGTCGCCGCAGACCCGTATCGAAATCTTGACGCCGGACTTCCGTGCGCGTCTGGACCGTGCGCTGGGCATCCTCAATGCCGCCCCGCCCGATGTGATGAACCACAACCTCGAAACGGTGCCGCGTCTGTACAAGGAAGCGCGTCCGGGCTCGGACTATCAGCATTCGCTGACGTTGCTCAAGGAATTCAAGGCCGCGCATCCGGACGTCTCGACGAAGTCGGGCCTGATGGTCGGTCTGGGCGAGACGGATGAGGAAATTCTGGAAGTGATGCGCGATCTGCGTGCCCACAACGTCGACATGCTGACGATCGGCCAGTATCTCCAGCCGTCGGAACACCACCTCGCAGTGCGTCGCTACGTGACCCCGGACACCTTCAAGATGTTCGAGGAAGAGGCCTACAAGATGGGCTTCACGCACGCTGCGGTGGGCGCGATGGTGCGTTCGAGCTATCACGCGGACGTGCAGGCGCACGAAGCCGGTGTGGCCGACGCTATCTGA
- a CDS encoding N-formylglutamate amidohydrolase: MSRQVTEGRYFVEAPQAGRGGQLCRLPLVFDAPHSGQVFPPDFDTIAPTAAIHACGDAYVDELWSIVTQHGATLVAALFPRAYIDPNRAVHDLDPELIASLWPHDARPEAYSERGVGLLHRFAAPNVPLYDRRLSVAEVERRINDYYLPYRQALRDALDAARNEYGVVWHLDCHSMSSRGGALDPDAGMSRADVIVSDYDGTTADPTFSQWLVDEFTRLGFRVAYNTPYRGGDIVRHFGRPAERRHSVQIELNRALYMNESRDEKHEGFSSLQSQLGQFAAALAAYAEQHSEEA; this comes from the coding sequence ATGTCCCGTCAGGTCACCGAGGGCCGATATTTTGTGGAAGCGCCGCAAGCCGGGCGAGGGGGGCAATTGTGCCGCCTGCCGCTGGTCTTCGACGCACCGCACAGCGGCCAGGTGTTCCCGCCTGACTTCGACACCATTGCGCCCACGGCAGCCATTCATGCGTGCGGCGATGCCTACGTCGACGAACTGTGGTCCATCGTCACGCAACACGGTGCGACGCTTGTTGCTGCGCTCTTCCCGCGGGCTTATATCGACCCGAATCGCGCCGTTCACGACCTTGACCCCGAGTTGATCGCGAGCCTGTGGCCGCACGATGCGCGCCCCGAGGCGTATAGCGAACGGGGTGTCGGCCTGCTGCACCGCTTTGCCGCGCCGAACGTGCCGCTCTACGACCGCCGCCTGAGCGTGGCCGAGGTCGAGCGCCGCATCAATGATTACTACCTGCCCTACCGTCAGGCGTTGCGCGACGCGCTCGATGCCGCCCGCAACGAATACGGCGTGGTCTGGCATCTCGATTGCCACTCCATGAGCTCGCGCGGCGGCGCACTCGACCCCGATGCCGGGATGTCGCGCGCTGACGTGATCGTGAGCGACTACGACGGCACCACAGCCGATCCCACGTTCTCGCAATGGCTTGTGGACGAGTTCACGCGACTGGGTTTTCGCGTCGCCTACAACACGCCTTATCGCGGTGGCGACATCGTGCGCCACTTTGGCCGGCCCGCAGAGCGCCGGCACAGCGTGCAGATTGAGCTGAACCGGGCGCTTTACATGAACGAATCACGCGATGAGAAGCATGAAGGTTTCTCGTCGCTGCAATCGCAACTTGGGCAATTTGCGGCGGCGCTCGCCGCGTATGCCGAACAACATAGCGAGGAAGCTTGA
- a CDS encoding D-amino acid aminotransferase, with translation MDNPTVWLNGELIPLSDAKISVLDRGFLFGDGIYEVVPVYHGKPFRLAQHLDRLERSLAEIRIANPYTRAEWEALFARLSATCAADPHSVYVQVTRGVAPRQHTFPKDITPTVFGMATPLTLPSREKVEHGVGAVTHEDRRWLNCHIKSTSLLGNVLMAQYAADHDVQETVQFRDGCLTEASSSNVWVIKGGEMFAPQRDNRILEGIRYGALEAFAKECGVAFYERPVSEEEVRNADELLITSATKEVLAVVRLDDKPVGDGKPGPVFRALYAAYQRAKEAL, from the coding sequence ATGGACAACCCCACCGTCTGGCTCAATGGCGAACTGATCCCGCTCAGTGACGCGAAGATTTCCGTTCTCGATCGCGGTTTCCTGTTCGGCGACGGCATTTACGAAGTCGTGCCTGTCTACCACGGCAAGCCGTTCCGTTTGGCGCAGCACCTCGATCGCCTTGAGCGCAGCCTCGCCGAGATTCGTATCGCCAACCCGTATACCCGTGCCGAATGGGAAGCGCTCTTCGCGCGCCTGTCGGCCACGTGTGCCGCCGACCCGCACAGCGTGTACGTTCAGGTCACGCGTGGCGTGGCGCCGCGTCAGCACACGTTCCCGAAGGACATCACGCCGACCGTGTTCGGCATGGCTACGCCGCTCACGTTGCCGTCGCGCGAGAAGGTCGAGCACGGCGTGGGCGCCGTGACCCACGAAGACCGTCGCTGGCTCAATTGCCACATCAAGTCGACCTCGCTGCTGGGCAACGTCCTGATGGCGCAATACGCGGCCGATCACGATGTGCAGGAGACGGTGCAATTTCGCGATGGCTGCCTGACCGAGGCGTCGTCGAGTAATGTGTGGGTGATCAAGGGCGGTGAAATGTTTGCGCCGCAGCGTGATAATCGCATTCTGGAAGGCATTCGCTACGGCGCGCTCGAAGCCTTTGCCAAGGAATGTGGCGTGGCGTTCTACGAGCGCCCGGTCAGTGAAGAGGAAGTGCGTAACGCCGACGAGCTGCTGATCACGTCGGCGACCAAGGAAGTGCTGGCGGTCGTGCGTCTGGACGACAAGCCGGTGGGCGACGGCAAGCCGGGCCCGGTCTTCCGCGCACTGTATGCGGCTTATCAGCGAGCCAAGGAGGCGCTATGA
- a CDS encoding transcriptional regulator GcvA has protein sequence MDLRRLPNLSALRAFEAAARLESFSRAAEELFVTHGAISHQIRALEQELGTQLFARNGKRISLTAAGRQYAVSIRAALGDIAQATRKLQAGTRSERRLVLTTMPSFASRWLTPRIGRFIDRHPELEVELRCSAELIDFERDDVDIALRMGKGNWPGLHIEKVLEDVFFPACAPSYNSGRLPQSAAELRHSTLLRSEGEPWSPWFAAAGFDIPEPTQGMMYQDSGMLSQAAIVGQGVALVRRSLAVGDIMAGRLVRLSDVDTPCEWDYYFVCPPGVLETQRVQAFRTWFLEEMAAFEAVMHMQRRPAQASPEALAAGMASTAGTLTTDAQLGLAPALPPDDGAPTHA, from the coding sequence ATGGATCTTCGGAGACTTCCCAATCTGAGTGCTCTGCGCGCGTTCGAAGCGGCTGCGCGTCTGGAGAGTTTCTCCCGCGCGGCCGAGGAGCTGTTCGTCACGCACGGCGCCATCAGCCACCAGATTCGCGCGCTGGAGCAGGAACTGGGCACGCAGTTGTTTGCCCGCAACGGCAAACGCATCAGCCTGACGGCCGCTGGCCGGCAGTACGCGGTGTCGATCCGGGCTGCGCTCGGCGATATCGCTCAGGCCACCCGTAAGTTGCAGGCAGGGACTCGCAGCGAGCGGCGATTGGTGCTCACCACCATGCCGTCGTTCGCCAGCCGTTGGCTCACGCCACGCATCGGGCGCTTCATCGACCGTCATCCCGAACTCGAAGTGGAGTTGCGTTGCAGCGCCGAGCTGATCGATTTCGAGCGTGACGACGTCGACATCGCCCTGCGCATGGGCAAGGGCAACTGGCCCGGCCTGCATATCGAAAAAGTGCTCGAAGACGTGTTCTTTCCTGCCTGCGCGCCGTCCTACAACAGCGGACGTCTGCCCCAGTCGGCGGCGGAGTTGCGGCACAGCACGTTGCTACGCTCGGAAGGGGAACCGTGGTCGCCGTGGTTTGCTGCGGCCGGCTTCGATATCCCCGAGCCGACGCAGGGCATGATGTATCAGGATTCGGGGATGCTCTCGCAAGCGGCCATCGTCGGTCAAGGCGTGGCGCTCGTGCGGCGATCGCTGGCGGTGGGCGACATCATGGCTGGGCGGCTGGTGCGCCTGTCGGATGTCGATACGCCGTGCGAATGGGATTACTACTTCGTGTGCCCGCCGGGGGTGCTGGAAACGCAGCGCGTGCAAGCATTTCGCACGTGGTTTCTGGAGGAAATGGCCGCTTTTGAGGCTGTGATGCATATGCAGCGCCGCCCGGCACAGGCGAGCCCTGAAGCGCTCGCAGCAGGCATGGCGTCTACCGCAGGCACGTTGACGACAGACGCTCAGTTGGGGCTGGCACCGGCGCTACCGCCGGACGACGGCGCGCCGACCCACGCGTGA
- a CDS encoding IclR family transcriptional regulator → MDYTVASVDTALSLLSLVGECPGLGVTELAQRAGLNKSRAFRLLATLEQHRWVVREGSPVTYVLGAQALVLGVAGHEQVNLVKVAHRHIQSLNRALNENIQLRVRDGLESLCVARVESTHELRVHGVVGNRRPLYVGASGRVLLAFASDDVRAQVLGRPRKRFTAGTLIERDELAAELLNVRTQDCAVSFGELAPEAVSVAVPVRDASGEVIASLSASGPSSRMTRALLPDISSRLSTCAAEISAELGYQVQVPEVLSA, encoded by the coding sequence ATGGACTACACAGTCGCTTCGGTCGACACGGCGCTTTCGCTGCTGTCGCTGGTCGGGGAGTGCCCCGGTCTGGGTGTGACGGAATTGGCGCAACGTGCCGGCCTGAACAAGTCGCGTGCCTTTCGCCTGCTGGCGACGCTCGAACAGCATCGCTGGGTCGTGCGAGAGGGCAGCCCCGTTACCTACGTGCTCGGTGCGCAAGCGCTGGTGCTGGGCGTGGCCGGCCACGAGCAGGTGAATCTGGTGAAGGTGGCGCATCGCCATATCCAGTCGCTCAACCGCGCGCTCAACGAAAACATTCAACTGCGTGTGCGCGATGGCCTTGAGTCGCTGTGCGTCGCCCGCGTGGAATCGACCCACGAACTGCGCGTGCACGGCGTGGTCGGCAATCGCCGCCCGCTGTACGTTGGTGCGTCGGGCCGCGTGCTGCTCGCGTTTGCGTCGGACGACGTGCGCGCGCAGGTGCTGGGCCGCCCGCGCAAACGCTTCACGGCCGGCACGTTGATCGAGCGTGACGAACTGGCGGCGGAACTGCTCAACGTGCGTACGCAAGACTGCGCTGTGAGCTTCGGTGAACTCGCGCCTGAGGCTGTGTCGGTTGCCGTGCCGGTGCGTGATGCGTCGGGCGAAGTGATTGCATCGCTGTCGGCGTCGGGCCCGTCCTCGCGCATGACGCGTGCGTTGCTGCCGGACATCTCGTCGCGTCTGTCGACCTGCGCTGCGGAAATCTCCGCCGAGTTGGGTTATCAGGTGCAAGTGCCGGAAGTGCTCTCGGCCTGA
- the lipB gene encoding lipoyl(octanoyl) transferase LipB yields MTSPIEVCWRGTEDYATSFDAMRAYTDARGAHGPDQLWIVQHPPVYTLGLAGDPAHLLIADSGIPLVKVDRGGQITYHGPGQVVIYLLVDLRRRKLGVRELVRLIEQAVIDTLGAYNLAVERRAGAPGIYVSSGDGTEAHAGAKIAALGLKIRNGCSYHGVSLNVAMDLRPYDWINPCGYAGLQTVDMATLGVAPRWDEVAARLAQQLGHHLEQHPASADAAPPADSAPHADAAASANAAA; encoded by the coding sequence ATGACCTCCCCGATCGAAGTGTGCTGGCGCGGCACCGAAGACTACGCCACATCGTTCGACGCCATGCGCGCCTACACCGATGCGCGTGGCGCGCACGGCCCGGATCAACTCTGGATCGTCCAGCATCCCCCCGTTTATACGTTGGGGCTCGCCGGCGACCCGGCTCACCTGCTTATCGCCGATAGCGGCATCCCCCTCGTCAAAGTCGACCGTGGCGGCCAAATCACGTATCACGGGCCCGGCCAGGTAGTGATTTATCTGCTCGTGGACCTGCGCCGCCGCAAGCTTGGCGTGCGCGAACTGGTGCGGCTGATCGAGCAGGCGGTGATTGATACCCTTGGAGCGTATAATCTCGCTGTTGAGCGCCGGGCTGGCGCGCCGGGCATCTATGTGAGCTCGGGCGACGGCACCGAAGCGCATGCTGGCGCGAAAATCGCCGCTCTTGGGTTGAAAATCCGCAACGGATGCAGTTATCACGGCGTGTCGCTGAACGTCGCGATGGATTTGCGCCCGTACGACTGGATCAATCCGTGCGGTTACGCCGGTTTGCAAACCGTAGACATGGCCACGCTCGGCGTGGCCCCCCGCTGGGACGAAGTGGCCGCGCGACTGGCGCAGCAACTCGGCCATCACCTCGAACAGCACCCCGCGTCGGCCGATGCCGCGCCACCTGCCGACTCTGCGCCCCACGCAGACGCAGCAGCCAGCGCGAACGCCGCCGCCTGA
- a CDS encoding DMT family transporter codes for MTQGSTPARTTPAVSPPAASTPTKPGNTGQGAPDAHADERLGRWLMVAAMVISGTIGYFVLMSGQPALNVVFFRCLIGAASLCLWCAYRGYWRGLRLARWQIVNVTLGAITLVSNWFFLFSAYKLTSVGITTVVYNVQPFLLVMASAIITRERPSMATLGFLGLAFAGLVILAEPGGAHGAGYLLGVASALAAASLYAATTLFTKKLAGTLRPEIIAALHMVIGAVVFVWMADFGHLPGGPRQVGAIVTLGLFHTTFMYLLLYGAFQKASTSSLAVFGFVYPVVAVAVDFLAFGIVLHPTQWLGGVMILVAAGCYARGLGAAPVKKAAKKASTA; via the coding sequence ATGACGCAAGGTTCTACGCCGGCTCGCACGACACCGGCCGTTTCCCCGCCAGCCGCTTCCACGCCGACTAAGCCCGGCAATACGGGGCAAGGCGCGCCGGACGCCCACGCTGACGAGCGTCTGGGCCGCTGGCTGATGGTTGCTGCGATGGTGATTTCCGGCACGATCGGCTACTTCGTGCTGATGTCCGGACAGCCGGCGCTCAATGTGGTGTTCTTCCGGTGCCTGATCGGCGCGGCCAGTCTGTGCCTGTGGTGTGCCTATCGCGGCTACTGGCGCGGGTTGCGTCTCGCGCGCTGGCAGATCGTGAACGTGACGCTCGGGGCGATTACCCTCGTGTCGAACTGGTTTTTCCTGTTCAGCGCTTACAAGCTGACATCCGTGGGCATCACGACGGTGGTCTACAACGTGCAGCCATTCCTGCTGGTTATGGCGAGCGCGATCATCACACGTGAGCGGCCGTCCATGGCGACGCTCGGGTTTCTCGGTCTGGCGTTTGCGGGTCTGGTCATTCTGGCCGAGCCGGGCGGTGCGCACGGTGCGGGCTACCTGCTCGGCGTAGCGAGTGCGCTGGCGGCGGCATCGCTCTACGCGGCAACCACGTTGTTCACCAAGAAGCTGGCCGGCACCCTTCGGCCAGAAATCATTGCCGCGCTGCATATGGTGATCGGCGCGGTGGTGTTTGTGTGGATGGCCGATTTTGGGCATCTCCCGGGCGGGCCGCGTCAGGTGGGCGCGATCGTCACGTTGGGCCTGTTCCACACGACATTCATGTACTTGCTGCTGTATGGCGCGTTCCAGAAGGCGTCGACATCGAGCCTCGCCGTGTTCGGGTTCGTGTATCCGGTGGTGGCGGTGGCCGTCGATTTTCTGGCGTTTGGCATCGTGCTGCACCCGACCCAATGGCTGGGCGGGGTGATGATTCTGGTCGCCGCCGGGTGTTACGCGCGCGGGCTGGGCGCGGCGCCTGTGAAGAAGGCAGCCAAGAAGGCAAGTACGGCCTGA
- a CDS encoding ABC transporter substrate-binding protein has protein sequence MFKQCLAAAALCAVSLHAFADDLVRLGNLKFAHYGAVSYMKVIGPKYGLKIEERMFAKGVDIMPAIVAGQIDVSASALDAAIAGRAQGAPIYAVAGFAKGGVRLVSKKGIAVTKVADLKGKKVGVARGGAQELILYAELAKAGLTWSDQPGAKDVQILFMAYADLNQALAAGSIDAMCQSEPQASQAINKGFGVEMLKPYDTPIGEPVRALVITEKLYKEKPDVAQRLMYAFVEATDYFIKNPQAAEKYVREDMFKNQITQQDFTDAIGNSPYSYDLSTSHVQLTTDLMKQYGVGKLQDPVPKANDWVKLDLLANAKTKLNIK, from the coding sequence ATGTTCAAGCAATGTCTTGCCGCCGCGGCCTTGTGCGCGGTTTCGCTGCACGCTTTCGCCGACGATCTGGTGCGTCTGGGCAACCTGAAGTTCGCCCACTACGGCGCGGTGTCGTACATGAAAGTGATTGGCCCGAAGTACGGCCTGAAGATCGAAGAGCGCATGTTCGCGAAGGGCGTGGACATCATGCCGGCGATCGTGGCCGGTCAGATCGACGTGTCGGCAAGCGCGCTTGACGCCGCTATCGCAGGTCGTGCGCAGGGGGCGCCGATCTATGCAGTGGCAGGTTTCGCCAAGGGCGGCGTGCGACTGGTGTCGAAGAAGGGCATCGCCGTCACCAAGGTGGCCGATCTCAAGGGCAAGAAGGTTGGCGTGGCCCGTGGCGGCGCGCAGGAACTCATTCTCTACGCAGAACTGGCCAAGGCCGGCCTCACGTGGTCGGATCAGCCGGGTGCCAAAGACGTGCAGATCCTGTTCATGGCCTATGCCGACCTGAATCAGGCCCTCGCCGCCGGCAGCATCGACGCCATGTGCCAGTCGGAGCCGCAAGCTTCGCAAGCCATCAACAAGGGCTTCGGCGTCGAAATGCTCAAGCCGTACGACACGCCCATCGGCGAGCCGGTGCGTGCGCTCGTGATCACCGAAAAGCTCTACAAAGAAAAGCCGGACGTCGCGCAGCGCCTGATGTACGCCTTCGTCGAAGCGACCGACTACTTCATCAAGAACCCGCAAGCGGCCGAGAAGTACGTGCGTGAAGACATGTTCAAGAACCAGATCACGCAGCAGGACTTCACCGACGCCATCGGCAACTCGCCGTATAGCTACGATCTGAGCACCTCGCACGTGCAACTGACCACCGACCTGATGAAGCAGTACGGCGTGGGCAAGCTGCAAGATCCGGTGCCGAAGGCTAACGACTGGGTCAAGCTCGACCTGCTCGCCAATGCCAAGACCAAGCTGAACATCAAGTAA
- a CDS encoding D-alanyl-D-alanine carboxypeptidase family protein — MPLSLTSFLSSPMKFNASLSRAAAAAALVACGSLAALPARAQQIPPPPMSAKAWTIVDVTSGQVLAAGDPEARVEPASLTKIMTSYLVFEALRDKRISMDQTVIPGESVRKVGRDESRTFIEAGKPVSVHDLVYGMIIQSGNDASIALAELIGGSQPGFVELMNRAAQRLGLKNTHYTNVDGLTDPQHYTTVADIAALSTHMIQDFPEYYKIYSEKSFTYNNIRQPNRNRLLSLDPTVDGLKTGHTKEAGYCLVSTASRPLPGTPGVNRRVLSVVVGEPTERARVQDSLSALNYGYQNFDTLRVYGANQVVATPKVWKGKESELKIGVKKDTFITVPKGVADKIKPQLELREPLIAPIANGAQVGTVKVMADGKQLAEFPVVALADVAQASFIGRAWDALRLMFMKK, encoded by the coding sequence ATGCCCCTGAGCCTCACTTCGTTTCTCTCTTCGCCAATGAAATTCAACGCTTCGCTGTCCCGTGCCGCCGCTGCCGCGGCGCTCGTCGCTTGTGGCTCGCTTGCTGCACTCCCGGCCCGTGCTCAACAGATTCCGCCGCCGCCGATGTCGGCTAAGGCGTGGACGATCGTCGACGTCACCAGCGGTCAGGTGCTCGCCGCCGGCGATCCGGAAGCGCGCGTGGAGCCGGCTTCGCTCACGAAGATCATGACCTCGTATCTGGTCTTCGAAGCGCTGCGCGACAAGCGCATTTCGATGGACCAGACGGTCATTCCGGGCGAGTCGGTACGCAAGGTGGGCCGCGACGAGTCGCGCACGTTCATCGAAGCGGGCAAGCCGGTCTCCGTACACGATCTGGTGTACGGCATGATCATTCAATCGGGTAACGACGCGTCCATCGCGCTGGCCGAACTCATCGGCGGCTCGCAGCCGGGCTTTGTCGAACTGATGAACCGTGCTGCGCAGCGTCTTGGCCTGAAGAACACGCACTACACGAACGTCGACGGTCTGACCGATCCGCAGCACTACACGACGGTGGCCGATATCGCCGCGCTGTCGACGCACATGATTCAAGACTTCCCCGAGTACTACAAGATCTACTCGGAGAAGAGCTTCACGTACAACAACATCCGCCAGCCGAACCGCAATCGTCTGCTGTCGCTCGACCCGACCGTCGATGGCCTGAAGACCGGCCACACGAAGGAAGCGGGTTACTGCCTCGTGTCGACGGCTTCGCGTCCGCTGCCGGGCACGCCCGGCGTGAACCGCCGCGTGCTGTCGGTCGTGGTGGGTGAGCCGACCGAGCGCGCACGCGTGCAGGACAGCCTCTCGGCGCTGAACTACGGCTATCAGAACTTCGACACGCTGCGTGTCTATGGCGCGAATCAGGTCGTGGCCACGCCCAAGGTGTGGAAGGGCAAGGAAAGCGAGCTGAAGATCGGCGTGAAGAAGGACACTTTCATCACCGTGCCGAAGGGCGTGGCCGACAAGATCAAGCCGCAGCTTGAACTGCGTGAGCCGCTGATCGCCCCGATCGCGAACGGCGCGCAGGTCGGTACCGTCAAGGTCATGGCCGACGGCAAGCAACTGGCCGAATTCCCGGTCGTGGCGCTGGCCGACGTGGCGCAAGCCAGCTTCATCGGCCGCGCATGGGATGCGCTGCGTTTGATGTTCATGAAGAAGTAA
- a CDS encoding DUF493 family protein, whose product MTPEKKESLLEFPCDFPIKVMGKMQPDFADAIVAVLREFDAEFDAATVEMRPSSSGNYLGLTVTVRAHSKAHLDDIYRALTGHPMVKVVL is encoded by the coding sequence ATGACGCCGGAAAAGAAAGAAAGTCTGCTGGAGTTTCCGTGCGACTTTCCCATCAAGGTGATGGGCAAGATGCAGCCGGATTTTGCCGATGCCATCGTGGCAGTGCTGCGCGAGTTCGATGCCGAGTTCGATGCCGCTACCGTCGAGATGCGTCCGTCCAGCTCGGGTAACTACCTCGGCCTGACGGTCACGGTGCGGGCCCACTCGAAGGCCCACCTCGACGATATCTATCGCGCACTCACCGGCCACCCGATGGTCAAGGTCGTGCTGTAA
- a CDS encoding ABC transporter permease translates to MASSGTRSSRALRGVLIPLSVVVIWQIVTGLEWINPIILPSPLAVVAKWWQYLKPTVTMAEGFGAWLHSSELLTDAANSLYRVIMGFLVGTVIALPLGLLMGTSPRIYGLFNPLVQVVRPIPPIAYIPLAILWFGLGNPPAFFLIALGAFFPVLMNTIAGVRHVDGIYLRAARNLGAGQFTIFRRVIMPAATPYILSGIRIGIGTAFIVVIVAEMIAVNNGLGYRILEAREYMWSDKIIAGMLTIGLLGLVIDLGMDRLNNHLLKWHRGLETK, encoded by the coding sequence ATGGCGTCTTCCGGCACGCGCTCCTCGCGCGCGCTACGCGGCGTGTTGATTCCGCTCTCGGTCGTGGTGATCTGGCAGATCGTCACCGGCCTGGAGTGGATCAACCCGATCATTCTTCCTTCGCCGCTCGCCGTCGTGGCCAAGTGGTGGCAGTACCTCAAGCCGACGGTGACGATGGCTGAAGGCTTCGGCGCGTGGCTGCATTCGAGCGAATTGCTCACCGATGCGGCCAACAGTCTCTATCGCGTGATCATGGGCTTTCTGGTCGGCACGGTGATTGCCCTGCCGCTCGGTCTGCTCATGGGCACGAGCCCCCGTATTTACGGCCTGTTCAACCCGCTGGTGCAGGTGGTGCGCCCGATTCCCCCGATCGCGTACATCCCGCTGGCCATTTTGTGGTTCGGTCTCGGCAACCCGCCGGCGTTCTTCCTCATCGCGCTCGGGGCGTTCTTCCCGGTGCTGATGAACACGATCGCCGGGGTGCGCCACGTCGACGGCATCTATCTGCGCGCGGCACGCAACCTCGGTGCCGGCCAGTTCACGATCTTCCGTCGCGTGATCATGCCGGCGGCGACGCCGTACATCCTGTCGGGCATTCGCATCGGTATCGGTACCGCTTTCATCGTGGTGATCGTGGCCGAGATGATTGCCGTGAACAACGGCCTCGGCTACCGCATTCTGGAAGCGCGCGAGTACATGTGGTCCGACAAGATCATCGCCGGCATGCTGACCATCGGCCTGCTCGGTCTGGTGATCGATCTGGGCATGGATCGTCTCAATAACCACCTGCTCAAGTGGCATCGTGGTCTGGAAACCAAGTGA